The proteins below come from a single Synechococcus sp. WH 8101 genomic window:
- the pseG gene encoding UDP-2,4-diacetamido-2,4,6-trideoxy-beta-L-altropyranose hydrolase, which translates to MTRIFIRCDASLLIGSGHVMRCRTLARELQRRGAEVCFLCRRQPGDLIGLLEQEFQVLALPEQPLVACEGLEESDLYGAWLGCTQEQDAAQCLEVLAVAGFNGISWIVADHYGLDASWESQLLTGLSGSDAAPKLLVIDDLADRPHQADLLLDQNFFGEATHQRYHDLVPPQCRKLLGPHYALLGPEYAQLHPLVVPRTELRRVLVFFGGVDPDNLSGRALEALMDPALADLAVDVVLGLHSPHRQAVAELVARRPHTTLHGPLPSLAGLIARADLAIGAGGATTWERACLRLPSLVVTIASNQLPFSEALDQAGHLQLLGDGASVAAEQIRSAVLSLMTEPKPGKAAAALTDGWGAPRLAMAMLGPQGAISLRPAITADEALLLHWANDPQVRANSFSPEPIAPKDHHHWFQKGLTDPNRLLLIATTADGCPIGQIRFDRQSGSAQADGSEAAVDLSLDRCARGNGLAAALVRLGLQALEQNWGPSVEAVAEVLTSNTASNACFARAGFTSDSELLSESPPSSRAVKRWHWRPAASHFSAIVAVGSMLLFQIG; encoded by the coding sequence ATGACACGCATCTTCATCCGTTGCGATGCATCTCTGCTGATCGGCAGTGGTCATGTGATGCGCTGCCGCACCTTGGCCCGAGAGCTGCAGCGCCGTGGTGCAGAGGTTTGTTTTTTATGTCGTCGCCAGCCCGGTGATCTGATCGGCCTGCTGGAGCAGGAGTTCCAGGTATTGGCCTTGCCCGAGCAGCCCTTGGTCGCCTGCGAAGGCTTGGAGGAAAGTGATCTTTATGGTGCCTGGCTTGGTTGTACTCAGGAGCAGGATGCCGCCCAGTGCCTTGAGGTTCTTGCTGTAGCCGGGTTCAACGGCATTAGCTGGATCGTGGCAGACCACTACGGCCTGGATGCCAGCTGGGAATCGCAACTGCTAACGGGTTTGTCTGGAAGTGATGCAGCTCCGAAGCTCCTGGTGATCGATGACTTGGCCGATCGGCCTCACCAGGCTGATCTATTGCTGGATCAGAACTTCTTTGGTGAGGCCACCCATCAGCGTTATCATGATCTGGTGCCGCCGCAGTGCCGCAAACTTCTAGGTCCCCATTACGCCCTGCTCGGCCCGGAATATGCCCAGCTGCATCCTCTGGTGGTGCCGCGCACCGAGCTGCGTCGGGTGCTTGTGTTCTTCGGGGGAGTGGATCCAGACAACCTCAGCGGTCGAGCGCTTGAGGCCTTGATGGATCCGGCGCTGGCGGATCTAGCGGTGGATGTGGTGCTCGGGCTTCATAGCCCCCACCGCCAGGCGGTGGCCGAGCTGGTGGCCCGTCGGCCCCACACCACCCTGCATGGACCACTGCCGAGCTTGGCCGGATTAATCGCTCGCGCGGATCTTGCGATTGGCGCCGGTGGTGCCACCACGTGGGAAAGAGCCTGTCTTCGGCTTCCGAGCCTGGTGGTAACGATTGCATCAAATCAATTGCCTTTCTCAGAGGCCCTTGATCAGGCTGGCCATCTCCAGCTCTTGGGTGATGGGGCCAGCGTGGCTGCAGAGCAGATCCGCTCCGCGGTTTTGTCTCTGATGACTGAGCCAAAGCCTGGAAAAGCAGCTGCTGCACTCACTGATGGCTGGGGTGCACCACGCCTGGCAATGGCGATGCTGGGCCCCCAGGGGGCAATCAGTCTGCGACCAGCCATAACTGCCGACGAAGCCTTGCTGTTGCATTGGGCCAACGATCCTCAGGTGCGCGCCAATAGCTTTTCGCCGGAGCCAATTGCACCAAAGGATCACCACCACTGGTTTCAGAAAGGTCTGACAGACCCGAACCGTCTCTTGCTGATCGCCACGACAGCAGACGGGTGTCCCATCGGCCAGATCCGCTTTGATCGACAGTCCGGCAGCGCTCAAGCTGATGGCAGTGAGGCTGCTGTTGATCTCTCTCTCGATCGTTGTGCCCGTGGGAATGGGTTGGCTGCTGCGCTGGTGCGCTTAGGTCTTCAAGCACTGGAACAAAACTGGGGTCCTTCTGTTGAGGCCGTCGCTGAGGTGCTCACGTCCAACACCGCCAGCAATGCCTGCTTTGCGCGCGCTGGCTTCACGTCTGATTCAGAACTCCTTTCGGAGTCCCCCCCTAGCTCTCGGGCGGTGAAGCGTTGGCATTGGCGCCCGGCCGCATCACACTTCTCAGCGATCGTGGCAGTTGGCTCAATGCTTCTCTTCCAGATCGGATAA
- a CDS encoding PIG-L deacetylase family protein — protein MSRVLVVAAHPDDEVLGCGGTIARHADAGDQVQVLIVAEGSTSRQQKRDRAHVRDELSALAEAAQTAGSILGAAGVELLDLPDNRLDSFDRLDLIKRIEECVERHQPECVYVHHAGDVNVDHRRLHEAVVTACRSTPGHVVKRLLSFEVASSTEWQPPGSAPAFQPNWFVDISDQWERKREALMAYSSEMRDWPHARSLEAVEHLARWRGAQVGVEAAEAFCLLRQLI, from the coding sequence ATGTCACGTGTCCTCGTTGTTGCCGCCCATCCCGACGATGAAGTTCTCGGTTGCGGTGGCACCATTGCTCGCCATGCCGATGCGGGCGATCAAGTGCAGGTGCTAATCGTCGCGGAGGGCTCAACGTCACGCCAGCAAAAGCGCGATCGAGCCCATGTTCGAGATGAGCTTTCAGCCCTTGCTGAAGCGGCTCAAACGGCTGGATCGATCCTCGGTGCAGCAGGGGTTGAGCTCCTGGATCTTCCTGATAACCGCTTGGATTCCTTCGATCGTCTGGATCTCATCAAGCGCATTGAAGAATGCGTTGAGCGCCATCAACCCGAGTGTGTGTACGTGCATCATGCAGGTGATGTGAATGTGGACCATCGCCGATTGCATGAGGCGGTGGTGACGGCATGCAGGTCTACGCCGGGTCATGTGGTGAAGCGTTTGCTCAGTTTTGAGGTGGCCAGCAGCACGGAATGGCAGCCACCGGGCTCTGCCCCGGCCTTCCAGCCCAACTGGTTTGTGGATATTTCAGATCAATGGGAGCGCAAACGGGAAGCTCTGATGGCCTACTCAAGCGAAATGCGCGACTGGCCCCATGCCCGCTCCCTTGAGGCTGTAGAGCACTTAGCACGCTGGCGCGGTGCGCAGGTGGGCGTCGAGGCAGCGGAAGCGTTTTGCCTGCTGCGGCAGCTGATATGA
- the pseC gene encoding UDP-4-amino-4,6-dideoxy-N-acetyl-beta-L-altrosamine transaminase has product MSSVPKAFIPYGRQTISEADIAVVEAVLRSPFLTQGPAIPAFEKAVANKVGAAHGVAVNSATSALHIACLALGLCPGDRLWTSPITFVASANCGRYCGAEVDFVDIDPATGLMSVTALEQKLQLAEREGTLPKVVVPVHLTGSSCDMAVIGSLAERYGFEVLEDASHAIGGQYQGEPVGNCRYSAITVFSFHPVKIITTGEGGLATTNDQRLAQLMTELRSHGIVRDAERFEQPAVGPWVYEQQQLGFNYRMTDLQAALGLSQLERLDEIVAERNRQLQQYMELLAELPVQLLEVPKDVLSSVHLAVIRLQQATAQQHRQVFEGLRAAGIGVQLHYSAVHLQPYYRELGFAEGQFPEAEAYASSAISLPLFPGLSPTDQQRVATELEEQLRAFAPELMA; this is encoded by the coding sequence ATGAGCAGCGTCCCGAAGGCCTTCATCCCCTACGGCCGACAAACGATCTCAGAAGCAGACATCGCTGTTGTTGAGGCTGTTCTGCGTAGCCCTTTTCTTACCCAGGGCCCTGCAATTCCGGCCTTCGAGAAAGCAGTTGCTAACAAAGTTGGCGCTGCTCATGGCGTCGCGGTGAACAGTGCCACCAGCGCCCTGCATATTGCCTGCCTGGCGCTGGGGCTGTGCCCCGGTGATCGTCTCTGGACATCGCCGATCACCTTTGTGGCTTCTGCCAATTGCGGTCGCTACTGCGGCGCTGAAGTTGATTTTGTCGACATCGATCCCGCCACTGGGTTGATGAGTGTGACGGCACTGGAGCAGAAGTTGCAGCTGGCCGAGAGGGAAGGAACCCTGCCGAAGGTTGTGGTGCCAGTTCATCTCACGGGCAGCAGCTGCGATATGGCAGTGATCGGATCATTGGCCGAGCGCTATGGATTTGAAGTTCTGGAGGATGCCAGCCATGCCATCGGCGGCCAATACCAAGGTGAGCCGGTGGGCAACTGCCGTTACAGCGCCATCACGGTGTTCAGTTTTCATCCGGTGAAGATCATCACCACTGGCGAGGGCGGGTTAGCCACTACTAATGATCAGAGACTGGCCCAGCTCATGACTGAGCTCCGCAGTCACGGCATCGTGCGCGATGCCGAGCGCTTTGAGCAACCTGCTGTTGGCCCGTGGGTCTACGAGCAGCAGCAGTTGGGCTTCAATTACCGCATGACAGATCTTCAAGCTGCCTTGGGTCTCAGCCAGTTGGAGCGGCTTGATGAGATCGTGGCCGAGCGCAACCGACAGTTGCAGCAGTACATGGAACTGCTGGCTGAACTGCCTGTTCAACTGCTTGAGGTTCCAAAGGATGTGCTCAGTTCAGTGCATCTGGCCGTGATCCGTCTGCAGCAGGCCACAGCCCAGCAACATCGGCAGGTTTTTGAAGGGCTTCGGGCAGCCGGTATCGGCGTGCAGCTCCACTACAGCGCAGTGCATCTCCAGCCTTATTACAGGGAGTTGGGCTTTGCCGAAGGGCAATTTCCCGAAGCTGAGGCTTATGCAAGTAGTGCAATCAGTCTTCCTTTATTCCCTGGTCTTAGCCCTACGGATCAGCAACGTGTAGCAACTGAATTAGAGGAGCAATTGCGTGCTTTTGCGCCGGAGTTGATGGCATGA
- a CDS encoding ABC transporter ATP-binding protein: MTQPLPNQDQPQSTRNLLLGIWGHLSRRRRIQLGLLVVVMLASGGAELVSLGSVLPFLAVLSDPEPLWQQPFIQVLAARLGFTAASDLLLPATFSFAAAAVLAALVRLTNLWLNGRLAAAVGSDLSCEAYRRTLYQPYLVHVQRNSSAVITGTTTHIGRTVVALTSLLQLITAVVVVLGLLTGLLLIDWTVAMGAAALFGSVYGLLAITARQELSRNGQRIAAAAKQQIKALQEGLGAIRDVLLDGNQHTYVEIYRQADRPQRQLLAKNQFLGAFPRYAVEALGLVAIALVGGLLVLQQGAGAPVIPLLGGLALGAQRLLPALQQVYRSWSSLKGFDADVAGVLTMLKQPLPEHAPVAQKLLLRQVIQLVGVRFRYGPDQPEVLRDLNLEIRRGERIGLIGSTGSGKSTSVDLLMGLLEPTQGQMMVDGIDLHDPAHPDRLSAWREAIAHVPQSIYLADSSIAENIAFGVPKSQIDLERVKKAAAHAKIASFIESSPDGYESFVGERGIRLSGGQRQRLGIARALYKEAPVLVLDEATSALDTRTEETVMEAINSLSESLTVIMIAHRLSTLESCDRVIRLEQGVVSEDGPPKQVLSLA, from the coding sequence ATGACACAGCCTTTGCCCAATCAAGACCAACCCCAATCCACCCGCAATTTGCTACTTGGCATCTGGGGCCACCTAAGCCGGCGGCGGCGCATCCAGCTGGGGTTGCTAGTGGTGGTGATGCTGGCCAGTGGTGGCGCGGAGCTGGTGTCTCTGGGATCGGTGCTCCCATTCCTCGCGGTACTCAGTGACCCTGAGCCGCTGTGGCAGCAGCCATTCATCCAGGTGCTGGCGGCGCGGCTGGGCTTTACGGCGGCGAGCGATCTGCTGCTGCCGGCCACGTTTTCGTTTGCAGCGGCAGCAGTGCTAGCGGCGCTGGTTCGGCTGACGAACCTGTGGCTGAATGGCCGCCTGGCGGCGGCGGTGGGCTCTGATCTGAGCTGTGAGGCATACCGACGCACGCTGTATCAGCCTTACTTAGTGCATGTGCAGCGCAACAGCTCGGCGGTGATCACGGGCACCACCACCCATATCGGAAGAACGGTGGTGGCGCTCACTTCACTGCTGCAATTGATCACGGCGGTGGTCGTGGTGTTAGGGCTGCTCACGGGTCTGCTTCTGATCGATTGGACGGTGGCGATGGGGGCGGCGGCGCTCTTTGGCAGTGTGTATGGGCTGCTGGCAATCACGGCGCGACAGGAGCTGAGCCGAAACGGCCAACGGATCGCCGCAGCCGCGAAGCAGCAGATCAAAGCGCTGCAGGAAGGGCTGGGGGCGATCCGTGATGTGCTGCTCGATGGCAACCAGCACACTTATGTTGAGATCTATCGCCAGGCGGACCGACCGCAGCGGCAGCTGCTGGCCAAGAACCAGTTTCTCGGTGCGTTCCCCCGCTATGCGGTGGAGGCCTTGGGTCTGGTGGCGATTGCCCTTGTGGGTGGTTTGCTGGTGCTCCAGCAGGGCGCTGGCGCTCCGGTGATTCCGCTGCTGGGGGGGCTTGCGTTGGGGGCTCAACGGTTGCTGCCGGCTTTGCAGCAGGTGTATCGCAGTTGGTCGAGTCTCAAAGGCTTCGATGCCGATGTGGCTGGGGTGCTGACCATGCTCAAACAGCCCCTGCCCGAGCACGCGCCGGTGGCTCAGAAGCTGCTCCTGCGCCAGGTCATCCAGCTTGTGGGCGTGCGCTTCCGCTATGGCCCGGACCAGCCTGAGGTGCTGCGCGACCTGAATTTAGAGATTCGCCGCGGCGAACGCATCGGCCTAATCGGAAGCACTGGGAGCGGTAAGAGCACCTCGGTAGACCTGTTGATGGGTCTTCTAGAACCCACCCAAGGGCAAATGATGGTGGATGGGATTGATTTGCACGATCCCGCCCATCCGGACCGCCTGTCGGCGTGGCGGGAGGCGATCGCCCACGTGCCCCAGAGCATTTATTTAGCCGACAGTTCGATCGCCGAGAACATCGCCTTTGGTGTGCCCAAAAGCCAGATCGATCTTGAACGAGTGAAAAAGGCCGCTGCTCACGCCAAGATCGCCAGTTTTATTGAATCAAGCCCAGATGGGTACGAGAGCTTTGTTGGTGAGCGGGGTATCCGACTCAGTGGTGGCCAGCGGCAGCGTCTTGGTATTGCCAGAGCTCTTTACAAAGAAGCTCCTGTATTGGTTTTGGATGAAGCCACAAGTGCTTTAGACACCCGCACTGAGGAAACAGTTATGGAAGCCATCAACTCCCTGAGTGAATCGCTTACTGTGATCATGATTGCTCATCGCCTAAGTACACTCGAAAGTTGTGATCGAGTAATTCGGCTTGAACAAGGGGTCGTTTCGGAAGATGGTCCCCCAAAGCAGGTTCTGTCTTTAGCTTAA
- the pseF gene encoding pseudaminic acid cytidylyltransferase, protein MKLCVIPARGGSKRIPRKNIREFCGKPMIAWSIEAAQASGCFDQIIVSTDDAEIEDVAHQCGAKVPFMRPAKLANDFAGTTPVIAHAVKWHQDHGHELAAVCCLYATAPFVAPDDIKRGLDSLAELTPNRFVFTATAYASPIQRALKIELDSGIARMWQPDQFSQRSQDLQPAYHDAGQFYWGRPQAWLSSENLFEGSKPLLLPRWRVQDIDTEDDWTRAELMRRALTEVGG, encoded by the coding sequence ATGAAACTCTGTGTGATTCCTGCTCGTGGGGGTAGTAAACGAATTCCACGGAAAAATATTCGTGAGTTTTGCGGTAAACCGATGATCGCTTGGTCAATCGAGGCAGCTCAAGCGAGTGGTTGCTTTGATCAGATCATTGTTTCCACCGATGATGCAGAGATTGAGGATGTGGCACACCAGTGCGGTGCGAAAGTTCCCTTTATGCGTCCAGCAAAGCTTGCTAATGATTTTGCGGGCACCACGCCGGTTATCGCTCATGCCGTCAAGTGGCATCAAGATCATGGTCATGAGCTTGCAGCGGTCTGCTGCTTGTACGCAACTGCACCTTTCGTTGCACCTGATGACATCAAAAGAGGGCTGGACTCGCTTGCGGAATTAACTCCTAATCGCTTTGTGTTTACGGCCACTGCCTATGCCTCACCAATTCAGCGAGCATTGAAGATCGAACTGGATTCGGGAATAGCTCGTATGTGGCAGCCAGACCAATTCAGCCAGCGCAGTCAGGATCTTCAGCCTGCTTATCACGATGCTGGCCAGTTCTATTGGGGGCGCCCCCAAGCTTGGCTGAGCTCTGAAAACCTGTTCGAAGGCAGCAAGCCTTTGCTTCTGCCCCGGTGGCGCGTTCAAGACATTGACACCGAAGACGACTGGACCCGAGCCGAATTGATGCGACGGGCTCTGACTGAAGTGGGGGGCTGA
- the pseB gene encoding UDP-N-acetylglucosamine 4,6-dehydratase (inverting) translates to MPFNSNSRLLITGGTGSFGKAFIAAVLERFPDICRIAVYSRDELKQWELQQLFPQDQYPQLRFFLGDVRDRDRLRRSLERVDTVVHAAALKQVPAAEYNPMEFVNTNVLGAENLVQACLDMDVKRVVALSTDKAAAPINLYGATKLCSDKLFIAANNIKGNRDLRFSVVRYGNVMGSRGSVIPFFLEKAKTGVLPITDAAMTRFNISLSEGVEMVLWALENALGGEVLVPKIPSYRITDVAEAIGPSCDKPIVGIRPGEKIHEEMITASDSFTSIDLGAYYAILPSDGRVQERYQEAGISSVAVPSGFAYNSGSNTDFLNVEQLRDLIREHVDPAFAPV, encoded by the coding sequence ATGCCTTTTAATTCGAATTCTCGTCTATTAATTACTGGGGGTACAGGCAGTTTTGGCAAAGCGTTCATTGCCGCTGTCTTAGAGCGATTCCCGGATATCTGTCGCATCGCCGTGTATAGCCGTGATGAGCTGAAGCAGTGGGAGCTTCAGCAATTATTCCCACAAGATCAGTATCCTCAGCTTCGTTTCTTTCTTGGTGATGTTCGTGATCGAGATCGGCTCAGGCGTTCTCTCGAGCGAGTGGATACTGTTGTGCATGCTGCAGCGCTCAAGCAAGTTCCTGCTGCTGAATACAACCCAATGGAATTTGTTAATACCAATGTTTTAGGTGCAGAAAATCTTGTTCAAGCTTGCCTGGACATGGATGTAAAGAGAGTTGTGGCTTTGAGTACTGACAAGGCTGCGGCTCCCATTAATCTTTATGGGGCTACGAAGCTATGCTCCGATAAGTTATTTATCGCGGCCAACAACATAAAGGGTAACCGCGATTTGCGCTTTTCAGTGGTGCGCTATGGAAATGTTATGGGCTCGCGCGGTTCAGTGATACCTTTCTTTCTTGAGAAAGCGAAAACGGGTGTATTGCCAATTACTGATGCTGCGATGACTCGCTTCAATATTTCTTTGAGTGAGGGCGTAGAGATGGTGCTTTGGGCATTAGAGAACGCCTTGGGTGGTGAGGTATTGGTTCCCAAGATTCCTAGCTATCGAATCACTGATGTGGCCGAGGCAATTGGCCCTAGCTGTGACAAGCCAATTGTTGGCATCAGGCCTGGCGAGAAGATCCACGAAGAAATGATCACGGCTTCCGACAGCTTTACATCGATTGATCTAGGGGCTTATTACGCCATTCTGCCTAGCGATGGACGGGTGCAGGAGCGTTATCAGGAGGCAGGAATCAGCAGCGTCGCCGTGCCTTCGGGATTTGCATATAACTCAGGCTCCAATACCGACTTTCTTAATGTCGAGCAACTACGGGATCTGATCCGTGAGCATGTGGATCCTGCCTTCGCACCGGTATGA